From Stenotrophomonas nitritireducens, the proteins below share one genomic window:
- a CDS encoding phosphoribosylanthranilate isomerase, with protein MSRTLFRTRIKFCGMTRAGDIRLASELGVDAIGFIFAKGSARRVAPSEARAMRQAIPPMVEVVALFQQNNREEVREVLRAVRPTLLQFHGDEDDAFCRSFNMPYLKAIAMGGRSEVTARGLQQMYPHAAGFLFDSHVVGGSGGTGVAFDWSQIPPGVHRPYLLAGGIRPENVHDAIVATQPWGVDVSSGIEAAPGLKDGYKMRQFVEEVRRADTRPEEQD; from the coding sequence GTGAGCCGTACGCTGTTTCGCACCCGCATCAAGTTCTGCGGCATGACCCGTGCCGGTGACATCCGTCTTGCCAGTGAACTGGGCGTGGATGCCATCGGTTTCATCTTTGCCAAGGGCAGTGCGCGCCGCGTGGCGCCCTCCGAGGCACGCGCGATGCGCCAGGCAATTCCGCCGATGGTCGAAGTTGTGGCCCTGTTCCAGCAGAACAATCGCGAGGAAGTGCGCGAGGTGTTGCGTGCGGTACGGCCAACCCTGCTGCAGTTCCATGGCGATGAGGACGATGCGTTCTGCCGCAGTTTCAACATGCCATACCTCAAGGCGATCGCGATGGGGGGGCGCAGCGAGGTCACCGCGCGTGGCCTGCAGCAGATGTATCCGCATGCGGCCGGTTTTCTGTTCGACAGCCACGTGGTTGGCGGCAGCGGCGGTACCGGCGTTGCGTTCGACTGGTCGCAGATTCCGCCCGGCGTACACCGCCCGTACCTGTTGGCAGGCGGTATCAGGCCGGAAAACGTGCATGACGCCATTGTCGCCACCCAGCCTTGGGGCGTGGATGTGTCCAGTGGCATCGAGGCCGCGCCGGGGCTAAAGGACGGCTACAAGATGCGCCAGTTCGTGGAAGAAGTGCGTCGCGCCGATACCCGGCCCGAGGAGCAGGACTGA
- a CDS encoding flotillin family protein has translation MSTAALAPFIIGVAALLVFFLGLAGLFKAFYKKVDQGTALIVNDMSAQPKVHFTGALIIPVLYRAEHMKISLITLQVDRRGKEGLICRDNMRADITVAFYLRVNETQADVLRVAKAIGADRASDKNAVDDLFNAKFSEALKTVGKKFDFTQLFEKRQEFRDEIIAVIGNDLNGYALEDVAIDYLEQTPKSLLDPSNILDAEGIRKITELTAAQNVITNELAQNERLAITKKNVEAKEATLALERQQAEAEARQRREVDTIRAREQAETLKVQEEQRQLSENARIEAQQLIDIRDQNRLREVEVAEQNRQRAVAIEVERVTRARQLEQVTTDREVQLQGVERDKVVEQGRMDVANITRERISIDKTVAQEEERIKEVRQVSEADRLKQVAILEAEAEAQEAMLKQVKEAEASEAAAKHKAVEITTLAQAEFDAAGKQAEAKKALAEGLRAERAAPGLADAQVKEAGALAIEKVGIAEARVVDAMADANLKQGTAEAKVLAEQLAARAQGEEQMGRAKAAATETLGVAEATVIEKKLFAEADGLTRKFQAIDSLGDTARGHEEFRMTLETGLRQALATIDAGKEVTKENAEVIASALRNAKIDMVGGDGGMFENLIKAVSLGKSIEGLTDKSPIVQDLMQRYLGVDMSARGLPSRRGADAPAVQSDAG, from the coding sequence ATGAGTACTGCTGCGCTGGCCCCTTTCATTATCGGGGTAGCTGCCCTGCTGGTTTTTTTCCTTGGCCTGGCCGGTTTGTTCAAGGCGTTCTATAAAAAGGTCGATCAGGGCACCGCACTGATCGTCAACGACATGAGTGCACAGCCCAAGGTTCACTTCACCGGTGCGCTGATCATCCCGGTGCTGTACCGCGCCGAGCATATGAAAATCAGCCTGATCACCCTGCAGGTGGATCGCCGTGGCAAGGAAGGCCTGATCTGCCGCGACAACATGCGTGCGGACATCACCGTGGCGTTCTATCTGCGTGTCAATGAAACCCAGGCCGACGTGCTGCGCGTGGCCAAGGCCATCGGCGCCGACCGTGCCTCCGACAAGAATGCGGTGGACGACCTGTTCAATGCCAAGTTCTCCGAAGCGCTGAAGACCGTTGGCAAGAAGTTCGACTTCACCCAGTTGTTCGAAAAGCGCCAGGAATTCCGCGACGAGATCATCGCGGTGATCGGCAATGACCTCAATGGTTATGCGCTGGAAGACGTGGCCATCGATTACCTGGAGCAGACCCCCAAATCGCTGCTGGACCCGAGCAACATCCTCGACGCCGAAGGCATACGCAAGATCACCGAGCTGACCGCCGCGCAGAACGTGATCACCAACGAACTGGCGCAGAACGAGCGCCTGGCCATCACCAAGAAGAACGTTGAAGCCAAGGAAGCCACGCTGGCGCTGGAGCGCCAGCAGGCCGAAGCCGAGGCACGCCAGCGCCGCGAGGTGGATACCATCCGCGCCCGCGAACAGGCTGAAACCCTGAAGGTACAGGAAGAACAGCGCCAGCTGTCCGAGAACGCCCGCATCGAAGCGCAGCAGCTGATCGACATCCGCGACCAGAACCGCCTGCGTGAAGTGGAGGTGGCCGAACAGAACCGCCAGCGCGCCGTCGCCATCGAGGTCGAGCGGGTCACACGTGCGCGCCAGCTGGAGCAGGTCACCACCGATCGCGAAGTGCAGCTGCAGGGCGTGGAGCGTGACAAGGTGGTCGAGCAGGGCCGGATGGATGTGGCCAACATCACCCGCGAGCGCATTTCCATCGACAAGACCGTGGCGCAGGAAGAAGAGCGGATCAAGGAAGTACGGCAGGTGTCCGAGGCCGACCGCTTGAAGCAGGTTGCCATTCTGGAAGCCGAGGCCGAAGCGCAGGAAGCCATGCTCAAGCAGGTCAAGGAAGCCGAGGCCAGTGAAGCGGCGGCCAAGCACAAGGCGGTGGAGATCACCACGCTGGCTCAAGCCGAGTTCGATGCGGCGGGCAAGCAGGCCGAAGCCAAGAAGGCCCTGGCCGAAGGTCTGCGTGCCGAGCGCGCCGCGCCCGGCCTGGCCGATGCACAGGTCAAGGAAGCTGGCGCACTGGCCATCGAAAAGGTCGGTATTGCCGAAGCCCGCGTGGTCGATGCAATGGCCGATGCCAACCTGAAGCAGGGCACCGCCGAAGCCAAGGTGCTGGCCGAGCAGCTGGCTGCGCGTGCGCAGGGCGAGGAGCAGATGGGCCGCGCCAAGGCCGCTGCGACCGAAACGCTGGGCGTGGCCGAAGCCACCGTCATCGAGAAGAAGCTGTTTGCCGAAGCCGACGGTTTGACCCGCAAGTTCCAGGCCATTGATTCGCTGGGTGACACCGCCCGTGGCCACGAGGAGTTCCGCATGACCCTGGAAACCGGCCTGCGCCAGGCCTTGGCCACCATTGATGCCGGCAAGGAAGTGACCAAGGAAAACGCCGAGGTCATCGCCAGCGCGCTGCGCAACGCCAAGATCGACATGGTTGGCGGCGACGGCGGCATGTTCGAGAACCTGATCAAGGCGGTGTCGCTGGGCAAGTCGATTGAAGGCCTGACCGACAAGAGCCCGATCGTGCAGGACCTGATGCAGCGCTATCTGGGCGTGGACATGTCCGCGCGTGGCCTGCCGTCGCGTCGCGGCGCCGATGCGCCGGCGGTGCAGTCGGACGCAGGCTGA
- a CDS encoding DNA repair ATPase: MADTNQDAAASAQAGTLADQAVAQGGAYEVLRKRLSDQGIRLRQVVDALNQRRLQEFGDSRMEVIGRFRIRSENNCVGRDVVQVGDDLLLFGYNVFIGLKTQTRVEDVFGLYRLVEGAEGYDVNPVDLKTSFLAQPGFVHDFGELYAYYKNARLLQLIVRDGKLLAAFQIGERSSDVRVFRWAMAPSGELTYIDARGERDIALPPPFDFEWTRASRDMMISGRFPHLNILDTIFVETTGGDLTIKVENNTETGQGVYSEPVEDSTQSVDDATIDFAKVGSLILLKILPYQESTWRGLIYNTLTGKVVRNDAIVQACVQLPDDHGVIFPGGYYLQNGEHKAFDASMQGMRYKRSIRSPNGEDMLYIFYEREAGKSALFVYNSIQRVLQNPVFGLGYAFMRDGRMVLFNAENEEPTRVHPMQVWQTPFSSDEFAAHTPTGTSFMARIGNAELVRGISNLLDLGREIDSREVSLLRYELLTHNARRLFDTHHWLDDANCDGAATLLREISATGESMLDEYEKVEGIRKQSAQAMADVTSAHKLLLGRLQPQNWSKIGEFVESLGDIGKLRGRLLTVRDFRYVDVAAIDAMNVSLQEAHDRVGAAAGEFLGSDKSLQPFAERLQELDAAAQVAQTAKQLSEQIAQMQVMSGDLDMLSELMASLKVDDAAQRTRVVEAISAIYAKLNQARARADQRRRSLGSAEAVAQFGAQFSLFSQAITSALGLATDPERADEQLSRLMVQLEELESQFGEHEQFLGDILNKREELLDTFESHKQTLLDARQRKAQSVLDAANRILDGLAKRTERFTTVDELNAFFAGDPLILKLRELADRLRDYKDSVKADDVEARLKGVRDQAVRALRDRNDLFEGGGNIIRLGRHRFSVNTQPLDLTILPRGDGLAVHLTGTDYYESIVDPELEELRDYWPMTLDSEAPALYRGEYLAGLILDAAINGRDGLSVELLLRDAAQAEVLGKRVSDFAAPRYREGYEKGIHDHDASLILQALLPLYQAGGSLVHGAGARALALLFWAREGKREEVSQWIERAAGAFAIARLFNVRDGLEALRAEIALTLAEFQQEQKLPFDTGLPALAAEYLLAELANGEPTFAFSGYARQLLTGLREQLQAAGQTDAFDRSMQRLNTRLALQWAQAVQWLQAMCGQPKFAAMCGYVPEAAAMLLGERALRSQVREVTLIADIGGLLGEHPRISQGHLQLAVDDFLQRWQSHRRQFQPGFERYQALRHRISARERDALRLSEFQARPLSSFVRNKLINDVYLPIIGDNLAKQMGTVGENKRSDLMGLLMMISPPGYGKTTLMEYVANRLGLVFMKINGPALGHEVRSLDPEQAPDATSRQELHKLNLALEMGNNTMLYVDDIQHTHPEFLQKFISLCDGTRRIEGVWKGRTKTYDLRGKKFCVVMAGNPYTESGEVFKVPDMLANRADIYNLGDVLGGMDEAFKLSYIENSLTSSQVLAPMATRDLADLYLLVDKAAGKEVSTNALSHAYSGAEINEIVATLQRLMQVRDVVYRVNQQYIASAAQADKYRVEPPFRLQGSYRNMNKLSEKISPVMNAAELQQLVSDHYLGESQLLTSGSEENLLKLGELREVLDAAQLARWEQIKRDFMRDKAMGGDDADTGARVVAQLADIASGLQGLRVDEPVAVAPVVEQAEAPWEQIIALLQALADRPAAVMTPPAAPVAAPAAAAPAQDLTPLLQALAAGHQREGQIGDALAGLAAQLQEWLSKDGGSSKPAPRVRRARTPEEKALDEALMRHFYGGNVVVPGQQGSRGNEATDDA; the protein is encoded by the coding sequence ATGGCCGATACAAACCAGGACGCAGCTGCGAGCGCGCAGGCCGGCACTCTTGCCGACCAGGCAGTAGCACAGGGCGGCGCCTACGAGGTGCTGCGCAAGCGGCTGAGCGATCAGGGCATACGCCTGCGGCAGGTGGTGGACGCACTGAACCAGCGGCGTCTGCAGGAGTTCGGCGACAGCCGGATGGAAGTGATCGGGCGTTTCCGCATCCGCAGTGAGAACAACTGCGTCGGCCGCGATGTGGTGCAGGTGGGTGATGACCTACTGCTGTTCGGTTACAACGTCTTCATCGGCCTGAAAACGCAGACCCGGGTGGAGGATGTGTTCGGGCTGTACCGGCTGGTGGAAGGTGCCGAGGGCTATGACGTCAACCCGGTCGACCTGAAGACCAGCTTCCTCGCCCAGCCCGGCTTCGTCCATGATTTCGGCGAGCTGTACGCCTATTACAAGAATGCGCGCCTGCTGCAGCTGATCGTGCGCGACGGCAAGTTGCTGGCCGCGTTCCAGATCGGTGAGCGCAGCAGCGACGTACGCGTGTTCCGCTGGGCGATGGCGCCAAGTGGCGAGCTGACCTATATCGATGCGCGCGGTGAACGCGATATCGCGCTGCCGCCGCCGTTCGACTTCGAATGGACCCGTGCCAGTCGCGACATGATGATCAGCGGGCGTTTCCCGCACTTGAACATTCTCGACACGATCTTCGTCGAGACCACCGGTGGCGACCTGACCATCAAGGTGGAGAACAACACCGAGACCGGCCAGGGCGTGTACAGCGAGCCGGTCGAGGACAGTACCCAGTCGGTGGACGATGCCACCATCGATTTCGCCAAGGTGGGCTCGCTGATCCTGCTGAAGATTCTCCCGTATCAGGAGAGCACCTGGCGTGGCCTGATCTACAACACGCTGACCGGCAAGGTGGTGCGCAACGACGCCATCGTCCAGGCCTGCGTGCAGCTGCCCGATGACCACGGCGTCATCTTCCCCGGCGGCTATTACCTGCAGAATGGCGAGCACAAGGCCTTCGACGCCTCGATGCAGGGCATGCGCTACAAACGCTCGATCCGCTCGCCCAACGGCGAAGACATGCTGTACATCTTCTACGAGCGCGAGGCCGGTAAGTCGGCACTTTTTGTCTACAACAGCATCCAGCGCGTGCTGCAGAATCCGGTGTTCGGCCTGGGCTATGCCTTCATGCGCGATGGCCGCATGGTGCTGTTCAATGCCGAGAACGAAGAGCCGACCCGCGTCCATCCGATGCAGGTCTGGCAGACGCCGTTCAGCAGCGACGAATTCGCCGCACACACGCCCACCGGCACCAGTTTCATGGCCCGTATCGGCAATGCCGAGCTGGTGCGTGGAATCTCCAACCTGCTTGATCTTGGTCGCGAAATCGACAGCCGTGAGGTCTCGCTGCTGCGCTACGAGTTGCTGACCCACAACGCGCGCCGGCTGTTCGATACACACCACTGGTTGGACGATGCCAACTGTGATGGTGCCGCCACGCTGCTGCGCGAGATCAGCGCGACGGGCGAGTCGATGCTCGACGAATATGAGAAAGTGGAGGGCATCCGCAAGCAGTCGGCGCAGGCGATGGCTGATGTCACCAGCGCGCACAAGCTGCTGTTGGGGCGCCTGCAACCGCAGAACTGGTCAAAGATTGGTGAGTTCGTCGAATCACTCGGTGATATCGGCAAGCTGCGTGGCCGCCTGCTGACCGTGCGCGACTTCCGCTACGTGGACGTTGCCGCCATTGATGCAATGAACGTATCGCTGCAGGAGGCGCACGACCGCGTCGGTGCGGCGGCGGGCGAGTTCCTTGGCAGCGATAAATCGCTGCAACCCTTTGCCGAACGTCTGCAGGAGCTGGACGCCGCCGCCCAGGTTGCGCAGACCGCCAAGCAGCTGTCCGAGCAGATCGCGCAGATGCAGGTGATGTCAGGTGACCTGGACATGCTGTCCGAGCTGATGGCCAGCCTCAAGGTCGACGATGCCGCGCAGCGCACGCGCGTGGTGGAAGCCATTTCCGCCATCTACGCCAAGCTCAACCAGGCACGCGCACGCGCCGACCAGCGTCGCCGTTCGCTGGGCTCGGCTGAGGCCGTGGCGCAGTTTGGTGCGCAGTTTTCCTTGTTCAGCCAGGCCATCACCAGCGCCCTGGGCCTGGCTACCGATCCGGAGCGGGCCGACGAGCAGCTGTCGCGGCTGATGGTGCAGCTGGAGGAGCTGGAGAGCCAGTTCGGCGAACACGAACAGTTTCTCGGCGACATCCTCAACAAGCGCGAGGAGCTGCTCGATACCTTCGAGTCGCACAAGCAGACCCTGCTCGATGCCCGTCAGCGCAAGGCGCAGTCGGTGCTGGATGCGGCCAACCGCATTCTTGATGGTCTGGCCAAACGTACCGAGCGCTTCACCACTGTCGACGAACTCAATGCGTTCTTCGCCGGGGACCCGCTGATCCTGAAACTGCGTGAGCTGGCCGATCGTCTGCGTGACTACAAGGACAGCGTCAAGGCCGATGACGTGGAAGCGCGGCTCAAGGGCGTGCGTGATCAGGCGGTGCGGGCGCTGCGCGACCGCAATGACTTGTTCGAGGGCGGTGGCAACATCATCCGCCTGGGCCGCCACCGTTTCAGCGTCAACACCCAGCCGCTGGACCTGACCATCCTGCCGCGCGGCGATGGCCTGGCGGTGCATCTGACCGGCACCGACTACTACGAGTCCATCGTCGACCCGGAGCTGGAGGAACTGCGCGACTACTGGCCGATGACGCTGGATTCGGAAGCGCCGGCACTGTATCGCGGCGAATACCTGGCAGGCCTGATCCTGGACGCGGCGATCAACGGGCGCGACGGGCTGAGCGTGGAGCTGCTGCTGCGCGATGCCGCACAGGCCGAGGTACTGGGCAAGCGGGTAAGCGACTTTGCTGCCCCGCGTTATCGCGAAGGCTATGAAAAGGGCATCCACGATCACGACGCCAGCCTGATCCTGCAGGCGCTGTTGCCGCTGTACCAGGCCGGCGGCTCGCTGGTGCATGGCGCAGGCGCGCGCGCGTTGGCGCTGCTGTTCTGGGCACGTGAGGGCAAGCGCGAGGAAGTGAGCCAGTGGATCGAGCGCGCTGCCGGCGCGTTTGCCATCGCCCGGCTGTTCAATGTGCGCGATGGTCTTGAAGCCTTGCGCGCTGAAATCGCGCTCACCTTGGCGGAATTCCAACAGGAGCAGAAGCTGCCGTTCGACACCGGCTTGCCGGCGTTGGCGGCTGAATACCTGTTGGCCGAGCTTGCCAACGGCGAACCGACCTTCGCCTTCAGTGGTTACGCGCGGCAGTTGCTGACAGGCCTGCGCGAACAACTGCAGGCGGCCGGCCAGACCGATGCCTTCGACCGCAGCATGCAGCGCTTGAACACGCGCCTGGCCCTGCAATGGGCGCAGGCCGTGCAATGGCTGCAGGCCATGTGTGGGCAGCCGAAGTTCGCTGCCATGTGCGGCTACGTGCCCGAAGCGGCGGCAATGTTGCTGGGCGAACGTGCGCTGCGCAGCCAGGTGCGCGAGGTGACTTTGATTGCCGACATTGGCGGCCTGCTCGGTGAACATCCGCGCATCTCCCAGGGCCACCTGCAGCTGGCGGTGGATGATTTCCTGCAGCGCTGGCAGTCGCATCGTCGCCAGTTCCAGCCCGGATTCGAGCGCTACCAAGCCTTGCGCCACCGCATCAGTGCACGCGAACGCGATGCCCTGCGCTTGAGTGAATTCCAGGCGCGTCCGCTCAGTTCGTTCGTTCGCAACAAGCTGATCAACGATGTCTACCTGCCCATCATCGGCGACAACCTCGCCAAGCAGATGGGTACGGTAGGCGAGAACAAGCGCAGCGACCTCATGGGCCTGCTGATGATGATCAGCCCGCCCGGTTACGGCAAGACCACTTTGATGGAATACGTGGCCAACCGCCTGGGCCTGGTCTTCATGAAGATCAACGGTCCGGCGCTGGGGCACGAAGTTCGCTCGCTGGACCCGGAGCAGGCGCCGGACGCCACCTCGCGGCAGGAGCTGCACAAGCTCAACCTGGCGCTGGAGATGGGCAACAACACCATGCTGTATGTCGATGACATCCAGCACACCCATCCGGAGTTCCTGCAGAAGTTCATCTCGCTGTGCGATGGCACCCGTCGCATCGAAGGTGTCTGGAAGGGGCGCACCAAGACCTACGACCTGCGCGGCAAGAAGTTCTGCGTGGTGATGGCGGGCAACCCGTACACCGAGTCCGGGGAAGTGTTCAAGGTGCCGGACATGCTGGCCAACCGTGCCGACATCTACAACCTGGGCGACGTGCTGGGTGGCATGGATGAGGCCTTCAAGCTCAGCTACATCGAGAACAGCCTGACTTCCAGCCAGGTGCTGGCGCCGATGGCGACCCGCGACCTGGCCGATCTCTACCTGCTGGTCGACAAGGCCGCGGGCAAGGAGGTGTCCACCAATGCACTCAGCCATGCTTACAGTGGCGCGGAGATCAACGAGATCGTCGCCACCCTGCAGCGCTTGATGCAGGTCCGCGACGTGGTCTACCGGGTCAACCAGCAGTACATCGCCAGTGCCGCGCAGGCCGACAAATACCGCGTCGAACCGCCGTTCCGGTTGCAGGGCAGCTACCGCAACATGAACAAGCTGTCGGAGAAGATTTCGCCGGTGATGAATGCCGCCGAGTTGCAGCAGCTGGTGTCCGATCACTACCTGGGCGAGTCGCAGCTGCTGACCAGCGGTTCGGAGGAAAACCTGCTCAAGCTCGGTGAGCTGCGTGAGGTGCTGGATGCAGCGCAGTTGGCGCGCTGGGAGCAGATCAAACGCGATTTCATGCGCGACAAGGCCATGGGCGGCGACGACGCCGACACCGGCGCGCGGGTGGTGGCGCAGCTGGCCGATATTGCCAGCGGGCTGCAGGGGCTGCGCGTTGATGAGCCGGTCGCGGTCGCGCCGGTGGTCGAACAGGCTGAGGCGCCTTGGGAGCAGATTATTGCCTTGCTGCAGGCGCTGGCCGACCGCCCTGCCGCGGTGATGACGCCGCCTGCGGCGCCGGTCGCCGCGCCCGCAGCGGCAGCGCCGGCACAGGACCTGACGCCGTTGTTGCAGGCCTTGGCCGCAGGGCATCAGCGCGAAGGGCAGATTGGTGACGCACTGGCCGGTTTGGCTGCGCAGTTGCAGGAGTGGCTGTCCAAGGACGGTGGCAGCAGCAAGCCGGCGCCACGCGTACGGCGCGCCCGCACGCCCGAAGAGAAGGCGCTGGATGAAGCCTTGATGCGCCATTTCTACGGCGGCAATGTGGTGGTGCCTGGGCAGCAGGGTAGTCGTGGCAATGAAGCGACCGACGATGCCTGA
- a CDS encoding toxic anion resistance protein has translation MTQDTLPLPAGPSADVDGTTLVALGLSEADRPQIAQIVRTLDDISPGNLHVFGREAAGKSAAFSSQLLDHVRNRDLDASGEKLGEVVRIARSLKLDGLNERSKVPVIGGLIDRMRASKGELVQKFSDTNQQIEQLLRDVGAQQAQMGQRVGEFDRMHAIVRDERQSLGLHIAAGKQRLAELNNELHALVGLEDPQSRIRRGEIDNAIRLLDKRVGDLTVMQHAADQSLPMIRLIQANAIQLIEKFNAVRDITIPSWKRQFAIQLSLGEQKNAVDLSNAIDDATNELMRRNADLMRQTSVETAKANQRAVIDVATLRHVHEQLIATVEEVRSIHREGMQQRQQAEVELARLREDVQQRLAQPTQGSAA, from the coding sequence ATGACCCAGGACACGTTGCCGCTGCCGGCCGGCCCTTCTGCCGATGTTGATGGCACCACCCTGGTCGCGCTGGGGTTGAGTGAAGCGGACCGCCCGCAGATCGCGCAGATCGTGCGCACGCTGGACGACATCAGCCCGGGCAATCTGCATGTGTTTGGCCGTGAGGCCGCGGGCAAGAGCGCTGCGTTCTCCAGCCAGCTGCTGGACCATGTGCGCAACCGCGACCTGGACGCCTCCGGCGAAAAACTCGGCGAAGTGGTGCGCATCGCCCGTTCACTGAAGCTCGATGGTTTGAACGAACGCTCCAAGGTACCGGTGATCGGTGGGCTCATCGATCGCATGCGTGCCTCCAAGGGCGAGCTGGTGCAGAAGTTCAGCGACACCAACCAGCAGATCGAACAGTTGCTGCGCGATGTCGGTGCCCAGCAGGCACAGATGGGTCAGCGAGTGGGCGAGTTCGATCGCATGCATGCCATCGTCCGCGACGAGCGCCAGAGCCTGGGCCTGCACATCGCCGCCGGCAAGCAACGCCTGGCTGAGCTCAACAACGAACTTCATGCGCTGGTCGGCCTGGAAGATCCACAATCGCGTATTCGCCGTGGCGAGATCGACAATGCGATACGTCTACTCGACAAGCGCGTGGGTGACCTGACGGTAATGCAGCACGCAGCCGACCAGTCGCTGCCGATGATCCGCCTGATCCAGGCCAATGCGATCCAGTTGATCGAGAAATTCAATGCGGTGCGCGACATCACCATCCCGTCGTGGAAGCGCCAGTTCGCCATCCAGCTGTCGCTGGGTGAGCAGAAGAATGCGGTGGATCTGTCCAATGCCATCGACGACGCCACCAATGAACTGATGCGCCGCAACGCCGACCTGATGCGCCAGACCTCGGTGGAAACCGCCAAGGCCAACCAGCGTGCGGTGATCGACGTGGCCACGCTGCGGCATGTGCACGAGCAGTTGATCGCCACCGTAGAAGAAGTGCGCAGCATCCATCGCGAGGGCATGCAGCAGCGCCAGCAGGCCGAGGTCGAGTTGGCCCGCCTTCGCGAAGACGTGCAGCAGCGCCTGGCGCAGCCGACGCAGGGCAGTGCAGCATAA
- a CDS encoding LysR family transcriptional regulator, whose protein sequence is MKTSPPLPSLNALRAFEAAARLRSVSQAAAELHVTHGAVSRQLRALEEELGLALFEREGRGIRPNAAGHRLLEATSGAFSQLRDCIASLRRPQRDDAFVLGCPGSLLARWMIPRLQDLQRDLPGLTLHLAAQDGDFAPRLDGMDAALMLGQAPWPAGWQVHTLAAERIGPVFSPSMHGAHVLAHQPIDAMLGHALLHTRSRPQAWPAWAARNGIDAGALTYGTGLEHLYYMLEAAVAGLGIAIAPEPLVADDLVNGRLIAPWGFVETDGCWALCTAGDQQDPRVAALADWLRKQLL, encoded by the coding sequence ATGAAAACCAGCCCGCCTCTGCCCTCGCTCAACGCCTTGCGGGCGTTTGAAGCTGCCGCGCGCCTGCGCAGCGTCAGCCAGGCCGCGGCGGAGCTGCACGTCACCCATGGCGCGGTGAGCCGGCAGCTGCGTGCACTGGAGGAGGAGCTGGGGCTGGCCTTGTTCGAACGCGAAGGACGCGGCATCCGCCCTAACGCCGCCGGCCATCGCCTGCTTGAAGCCACGTCCGGCGCGTTCTCGCAGCTGCGCGATTGCATCGCTTCCCTGCGCCGCCCGCAGCGCGATGACGCCTTCGTGCTGGGCTGCCCGGGCAGCCTGCTGGCCCGCTGGATGATCCCGCGCCTGCAGGATCTGCAGCGCGATCTGCCCGGCCTGACCCTGCACCTGGCCGCACAGGATGGCGATTTCGCCCCACGCTTGGATGGCATGGATGCGGCACTGATGCTGGGCCAGGCACCTTGGCCGGCCGGTTGGCAGGTACACACGCTGGCTGCAGAGCGGATCGGCCCGGTGTTCAGCCCTTCGATGCATGGCGCGCACGTATTGGCCCATCAACCGATCGATGCCATGCTTGGACATGCACTGCTGCATACCCGCTCACGCCCACAGGCGTGGCCAGCCTGGGCCGCGCGCAATGGCATCGATGCCGGTGCGCTGACTTACGGCACCGGCCTGGAACACCTGTATTACATGCTGGAAGCCGCAGTTGCCGGCTTGGGCATTGCGATTGCGCCGGAACCGCTGGTCGCCGATGACCTGGTCAACGGCCGACTGATCGCACCGTGGGGTTTTGTCGAAACCGACGGCTGCTGGGCGCTGTGCACCGCGGGTGATCAGCAGGATCCGCGTGTGGCGGCATTGGCGGACTGGCTGCGCAAGCAGCTTTTGTAG